In a genomic window of Nostoc sp. UHCC 0870:
- a CDS encoding beta strand repeat-containing protein: MKINGTANNDFLNGFDSDDEINGFAGNDIINGGLGNDLIDGGLGNDSLSGDGGDDTFKGSRGNDTINGGDGFDTADYGSLGKKITLSGVGSIIKAGGFGTDTVFQVEKVIADATVANNTIDASQSLSGVPAIADLEAQTISALNVPGLGDLTFNVVNFDNVIGTINNDSIKGDSQNNQLSGLAGDDYIDGRGGNDLIDGGDGNDTLLGGAGDDTFKGGQGNDNIDGGDGIDVVDYSKLGQTITLSGVGTVTKAGGLGQDILFKVEKVIADAKVSNNTIDASASLLGVAAIADLQAQTISALNVPGLGDLTFNVVNFDNVIGTINDDSIKGDGQNNQLTGLAGDDIIDGRGGNDLIDGGDGNDTLLGGAGNDTFKGSQGDDYIDGGTGTDTADYSKLGQTITLSEVGTIIKAGGLGTDSLFKVERIVADASVAKNTIDASASVSGVSITVNLQSKTLSANNVPGLGTLPFTVVNFDDVIGTNEDDIITGDTQSNTLTGNGGDDIFRGSRGNDTINGGDGFDTADYGSLGKKITLSGVGSIIKAGGFGTDTVFQVEKVIADASVANNTIDASQSLSGVPAIADLEAQTISALNVPGLGDLTFNVVNFDNVIGTINDDIIKGDSQNNQLSGLAGDDYIDGRDGNDLIDGGDGNDTLFGGAGDDTFKGGRGNDSIDGGDGIDVVDYSKLGQTITLSGVGTITKAGGFGTDTVFKVETVIADAKVANNTIDSSLSLPGVSVVANLQTQTISAFDVPFLGTITFDVINFDNLIGTDEGDSLTGDNQNNRLEGRAGDDIISGGFGNDTIIGGLGNDTLTGGAGADKFVFNSLADGLDIITDYNFGQKDVIQVSKLGFGATNLSQFFYDNTNGSLSFSGNQFASLVNLSTNISIQFV; this comes from the coding sequence GTGAAAATTAATGGTACTGCCAACAATGATTTTTTGAATGGCTTTGATAGCGACGATGAGATTAATGGTTTTGCCGGTAACGACATAATCAATGGTGGTCTAGGTAATGATCTGATTGATGGTGGACTGGGTAATGACTCCTTGTCTGGTGATGGTGGTGATGACACATTTAAAGGTAGTCGAGGTAACGACACCATCAATGGTGGAGACGGCTTTGATACCGCAGACTACGGCAGTTTGGGTAAAAAAATCACCCTGTCAGGAGTAGGGTCAATTATCAAAGCTGGTGGATTTGGTACAGATACCGTCTTTCAAGTAGAAAAGGTAATTGCTGATGCTACTGTTGCCAACAACACGATAGATGCGTCTCAATCTTTGTCAGGTGTACCTGCCATTGCTGACTTAGAAGCCCAAACCATCTCTGCCCTTAACGTTCCTGGTTTAGGAGATTTGACATTTAATGTCGTCAACTTTGACAATGTTATCGGTACTATCAACAATGACAGCATCAAAGGTGACAGCCAAAATAACCAATTAAGTGGTCTGGCTGGAGACGACTATATTGATGGTAGAGGTGGGAACGACCTGATTGATGGTGGAGACGGCAATGACACCTTGCTTGGTGGTGCTGGTGATGACACCTTTAAGGGTGGTCAGGGTAACGACAACATTGATGGTGGAGATGGTATTGACGTAGTAGACTACAGCAAACTAGGTCAGACTATCACTCTCTCAGGAGTAGGAACAGTTACTAAAGCTGGTGGATTAGGTCAAGACATACTCTTTAAGGTAGAGAAAGTAATTGCTGATGCTAAGGTTTCTAACAACACCATAGATGCCTCCGCCTCTTTGCTTGGAGTTGCTGCCATTGCCGACTTGCAAGCTCAAACCATCTCTGCGCTTAACGTTCCTGGTTTAGGAGATTTGACATTTAATGTCGTCAACTTTGACAATGTTATCGGTACAATTAATGATGACAGCATCAAAGGCGACGGACAAAATAACCAATTAACTGGTCTGGCTGGAGACGACATCATTGATGGTAGAGGTGGGAACGACCTGATTGATGGTGGAGACGGCAATGACACCTTGTTAGGTGGTGCTGGTAATGACACCTTTAAGGGTAGTCAGGGTGATGACTATATTGATGGTGGAACCGGCACGGATACCGCAGACTACAGCAAACTAGGTCAGACTATCACTCTCTCAGAAGTAGGGACAATTATCAAAGCTGGTGGATTGGGTACAGACTCACTCTTTAAAGTAGAAAGAATTGTTGCCGATGCTAGTGTTGCCAAGAATACTATAGATGCCTCCGCATCTGTTTCTGGTGTATCCATCACCGTTAACCTACAAAGTAAAACTTTGTCAGCCAACAATGTTCCTGGTCTAGGGACATTGCCATTTACTGTAGTCAACTTTGATGATGTCATCGGCACAAATGAAGATGACATCATTACTGGTGATACCCAGAGTAATACATTAACTGGTAATGGCGGTGATGACATATTTAGAGGCAGTCGAGGTAACGACACCATCAATGGTGGAGACGGCTTTGATACCGCAGACTACGGCAGTTTGGGTAAAAAAATCACCCTGTCAGGAGTAGGGTCAATTATCAAAGCTGGTGGATTTGGTACAGATACCGTCTTTCAAGTAGAAAAAGTAATTGCTGATGCTAGTGTTGCCAACAACACGATAGATGCGTCTCAATCTTTGTCGGGTGTACCTGCCATTGCTGACCTAGAAGCCCAAACCATCTCTGCCCTTAACGTTCCTGGTTTAGGAGATTTGACATTTAATGTCGTTAACTTTGACAATGTTATCGGTACAATTAATGACGACATTATTAAGGGCGACAGCCAAAATAACCAATTAAGTGGTCTGGCTGGAGACGACTATATTGATGGTAGAGATGGGAACGACCTGATTGATGGTGGAGACGGCAATGACACCTTGTTCGGTGGTGCTGGTGATGACACCTTTAAGGGTGGTCGGGGTAACGACAGCATTGATGGTGGAGATGGTATTGACGTAGTAGACTACAGCAAACTAGGTCAGACTATCACTCTCTCAGGAGTAGGAACAATTACCAAAGCTGGCGGCTTCGGAACAGACACAGTGTTTAAAGTGGAAACGGTGATTGCTGACGCTAAGGTTGCTAACAACACCATAGATTCCTCCCTATCTTTGCCTGGGGTATCTGTCGTCGCTAATTTACAAACGCAAACTATCTCCGCCTTTGACGTTCCTTTTTTGGGGACAATCACATTTGATGTCATCAACTTTGATAATCTTATCGGTACAGATGAAGGTGACAGCCTGACTGGTGACAACCAAAATAACCGATTAGAAGGTAGAGCAGGTGATGACATTATCTCCGGCGGCTTTGGTAATGACACCATCATCGGTGGATTAGGTAACGATACTCTTACAGGCGGTGCTGGTGCGGATAAGTTTGTTTTCAATAGCCTTGCTGATGGTCTTGACATCATCACAGATTACAACTTTGGTCAAAAGGACGTAATCCAAGTTTCTAAACTCGGATTTGGTGCTACTAACCTCAGCCAGTTCTTCTACGACAACACAAACGGCAGCTTGTCTTTCTCAGGAAATCAATTTGCTTCTCTTGTGAATCTCTCAACTAATATCAGTATTCAGTTTGTCTAA
- a CDS encoding MFS transporter, which yields MVNNNNGRPTFVLFLIVFIDLLGFGIILPILPLYAEQFGAEPNEATLLVAIYSLMQFLFAPLWGSLSDRYGRRPIILLTLFGSLIAYTGLGFANSLGILFIARGLAGMMAGNIATAQAYIADITTPANRARGMGIIGAAFGLGFILGPAIGGILVGTDPDNANFHLPSLFSAGLSLLALLCALVLLPESLNAETKAKIQAHRYRQRRLNLLHLLQRPQFCMLIGIYFLVTFAVAAMDSTFALWSKQELNWGPQQISYLFAFMGIVCTIVQGGLIGFLKKLLGEIKLLTLGILGLGVGLLLIGFSQSLILLLVSTTLVAGGISVNQPILNSLISQITVTEDQGQILGIASSCSALARIVGSIWAGASFMKFGSSAPFLSGFLVVLLAFILSWRMNKNTSESKAERVV from the coding sequence ATGGTGAATAATAACAATGGCAGGCCTACATTCGTCTTATTTTTGATTGTATTTATAGACTTGCTTGGCTTCGGAATTATCTTGCCGATACTGCCTTTGTATGCTGAACAATTCGGTGCAGAACCGAATGAAGCTACTTTGCTTGTGGCTATTTATTCTTTAATGCAGTTCTTATTTGCACCATTATGGGGTAGCTTGAGCGATCGCTATGGTCGTCGTCCCATTATACTACTAACCCTGTTCGGTTCTTTAATTGCATACACAGGCTTAGGTTTTGCCAACTCCTTGGGGATTTTATTTATTGCTCGTGGTCTTGCGGGGATGATGGCAGGTAATATAGCCACTGCTCAGGCGTACATAGCAGATATTACTACACCAGCTAATCGCGCTCGTGGCATGGGCATCATCGGCGCAGCTTTTGGTCTTGGCTTTATTCTCGGCCCAGCTATTGGAGGTATTCTCGTAGGGACTGACCCGGACAACGCTAACTTCCATCTACCATCGTTGTTCTCAGCCGGATTATCTTTATTAGCATTGCTTTGTGCTTTGGTATTACTTCCAGAATCCCTCAATGCTGAGACTAAAGCCAAAATCCAAGCTCATCGCTACCGTCAGCGACGGCTAAATTTGCTACATCTGTTACAGCGTCCTCAGTTCTGTATGCTCATTGGTATCTACTTTTTAGTTACCTTTGCGGTTGCAGCTATGGACTCAACGTTTGCTTTATGGTCTAAGCAGGAATTAAACTGGGGTCCTCAACAAATTAGTTATCTTTTTGCCTTCATGGGGATTGTCTGCACAATCGTTCAAGGAGGACTTATCGGATTTCTCAAGAAACTCTTGGGTGAAATCAAGTTACTTACCTTGGGAATATTAGGACTAGGTGTAGGATTACTGCTAATTGGATTCTCACAAAGCTTAATTTTATTATTAGTATCTACCACACTTGTGGCAGGGGGAATTAGTGTCAATCAACCAATATTGAATAGCCTCATTTCTCAAATAACAGTAACAGAAGACCAAGGACAAATATTAGGAATTGCCAGTTCTTGTTCTGCCTTGGCTCGCATTGTCGGTTCAATATGGGCAGGAGCTAGTTTCATGAAATTTGGGAGTTCTGCCCCTTTCTTGAGTGGTTTTTTAGTAGTGCTGCTAGCTTTTATTTTAAGTTGGCGAATGAATAAAAATACTTCTGAATCAAAAGCAGAACGTGTTGTCTGA
- a CDS encoding aspartate ammonia-lyase yields MTDNRDFRIERDSMGDRQIASDVYYGIQTLRAIENFPISGIKPLPTYVDACLFIKKATAIVNGELGCIPQDISQVIVEAADEILAGKFRDQFVVDVYQAGAGTSHHMNVNEVLSNRALEILGEEKGNYKRVSPNDHVNYGQSTNDVIPTAIRIGGLLALERTLHPALEKAIATLENKAVEFQDIVKSGRTHLQDAVPVRLGENFRAWAQILSEHQNRLYTASGDLMVLGLGGSAAGTGLNTHPQYRVRVVEVLSELLNFPLQPAPHLMAAMQSMGAFVNVSGALRNLAQDLAKISHDLRLMDSGPKTGLKEIQLPPVQPGSSIMPGKYNPVMAEMTSMVCFQVMGYDNAIAFAAQAGQLELNVMMPLIAYNLIHSIEILGNTIAALTERCIEGITANKERCLAYAEGSLALVTALNTHIGYLNAAAVAKESLETGKSLRQIVLEKGLMSEAELATVLNLEQMSSILGTGE; encoded by the coding sequence ATGACTGATAATAGAGATTTTCGGATCGAACGCGATTCAATGGGCGATCGCCAAATTGCGAGTGATGTTTATTACGGTATCCAAACTCTGCGAGCTATCGAAAACTTCCCCATTAGCGGCATTAAGCCATTACCTACTTACGTAGATGCTTGTTTATTTATTAAAAAAGCTACAGCCATTGTTAACGGTGAATTAGGCTGTATACCCCAAGATATTAGCCAAGTCATCGTGGAAGCAGCTGATGAAATCCTCGCTGGCAAATTCCGTGATCAATTTGTGGTAGATGTTTATCAAGCCGGTGCAGGGACTTCGCACCACATGAATGTCAATGAAGTCTTATCAAACCGGGCTTTAGAAATTCTCGGTGAAGAGAAAGGCAATTACAAAAGAGTTAGTCCCAACGATCATGTCAACTACGGACAGTCTACCAACGATGTGATTCCGACAGCCATTAGGATTGGTGGCTTGTTAGCACTGGAGAGGACATTACACCCCGCTTTAGAGAAAGCGATCGCTACCTTAGAAAATAAAGCTGTAGAATTTCAAGATATCGTTAAATCTGGCAGAACTCACCTACAAGACGCTGTACCCGTGCGTTTAGGTGAAAACTTCCGGGCTTGGGCGCAAATCCTCTCAGAACACCAAAACCGCCTTTATACAGCCTCTGGGGATTTAATGGTGCTGGGGTTGGGTGGTAGTGCGGCTGGAACTGGACTAAATACCCATCCCCAATATCGCGTTCGTGTGGTGGAAGTCCTCTCAGAATTACTCAACTTTCCTCTGCAACCTGCACCCCATCTCATGGCTGCAATGCAAAGTATGGGCGCATTTGTCAATGTTTCTGGCGCATTACGTAACTTAGCCCAAGATTTAGCCAAAATTTCCCACGACTTGCGCCTGATGGATTCCGGCCCAAAAACTGGCTTGAAAGAAATACAATTACCCCCAGTACAACCTGGTTCATCGATTATGCCAGGAAAATATAACCCCGTGATGGCAGAGATGACATCAATGGTATGTTTTCAGGTGATGGGTTACGACAATGCGATCGCTTTTGCCGCCCAAGCTGGACAATTAGAATTGAACGTGATGATGCCGTTAATAGCCTATAACCTGATTCACAGTATAGAAATTCTCGGTAATACTATCGCCGCCCTCACGGAACGTTGTATAGAGGGAATTACCGCTAATAAAGAACGTTGTTTAGCCTACGCTGAAGGTAGTCTAGCTTTAGTCACCGCACTTAACACCCATATTGGTTATCTAAACGCCGCCGCCGTCGCCAAAGAATCCCTAGAAACAGGCAAATCCCTACGACAGATTGTTTTAGAAAAAGGTCTAATGAGTGAAGCAGAATTAGCTACTGTGTTAAATCTAGAACAGATGAGCAGTATTTTAGGGACTGGGGAATAA
- a CDS encoding DUF362 domain-containing protein, with translation MQNSKPSVSLIRATSYEKDTLRESLVTLLEPLGGMAAFVKPGQRVLLKPNLLTGARPQKECTTRAEIVYAVAQMVIAAGGKPFLGDSPAFGSAKGVAIANGYQPIIQELNLPIIEFHGQRYQTVSENFNHLLISKEAIEADVVINLPKVKSHSQLTLTLGVKNLFGCVPGKMKAWWHMEAGKDANRFGEMLVETAKAINPDLTILDGIIGHEGNGPSGGEPRPLGILAAASNVFALDRAMVEVLNVPPHEVPTVAASQRLGVCPELADIDFPNLHPDLLQITDWRLPDQLTPIDFAMPRVIKSTFKHFYIRFIKEPMSAYGRQ, from the coding sequence ATGCAGAACTCAAAACCATCTGTCAGCCTCATTCGGGCTACTTCTTACGAAAAAGATACTTTAAGAGAATCTTTAGTTACCTTACTAGAACCTTTGGGGGGGATGGCGGCCTTTGTCAAACCAGGGCAACGTGTCTTACTCAAACCAAATTTGCTCACAGGTGCGCGTCCTCAAAAAGAGTGTACCACTCGCGCTGAAATAGTTTATGCAGTTGCTCAGATGGTAATTGCCGCAGGTGGTAAACCATTTTTAGGGGATAGTCCAGCATTTGGTAGTGCCAAAGGTGTAGCCATAGCTAATGGTTATCAGCCAATCATCCAAGAATTAAATCTTCCTATCATTGAATTTCACGGACAGCGTTACCAAACCGTGAGCGAAAATTTTAATCACCTACTAATCAGTAAAGAAGCGATAGAAGCCGATGTGGTGATTAATCTACCGAAAGTCAAGTCCCATAGCCAATTAACCTTAACTTTGGGAGTCAAAAACCTCTTTGGTTGCGTTCCCGGCAAAATGAAAGCATGGTGGCACATGGAAGCAGGCAAAGATGCGAACCGCTTCGGGGAAATGTTAGTCGAAACTGCCAAGGCGATTAATCCAGATTTAACTATTTTAGATGGGATCATTGGACATGAAGGTAATGGCCCTAGTGGTGGCGAACCCCGCCCCTTGGGAATATTAGCCGCAGCATCCAATGTCTTCGCCCTAGATAGGGCAATGGTAGAAGTTCTCAACGTTCCACCCCATGAAGTCCCTACTGTTGCAGCTTCTCAACGCCTAGGAGTTTGTCCAGAATTAGCTGACATTGATTTTCCCAACTTACATCCTGACTTACTTCAAATTACAGATTGGCGACTGCCAGACCAGTTAACACCAATTGATTTTGCTATGCCCAGGGTAATCAAGTCTACGTTCAAACATTTTTATATTCGCTTTATTAAAGAACCAATGAGTGCCTACGGTAGACAGTAG
- a CDS encoding inorganic diphosphatase — protein MDLSLIPAQPKPGVINVLIEIAGGSKNKYEFDKDLQAFALDRVLYSSVKYPYDYGFIPNTLADDGDPLDGMVIMDEPTFPGCIIPARPIGFLQMIDGGDRDEKILCVPDKDPRYTHVKSLRDIAPHRLEEIAEFFRSYKNLEKKVTEILGWQDVDKVAPLVEESIKAYKG, from the coding sequence GTGGACTTATCCCTTATTCCAGCCCAGCCAAAACCCGGTGTGATTAATGTTTTGATCGAAATTGCCGGTGGTAGCAAAAATAAATATGAATTTGATAAAGACCTGCAAGCCTTTGCTCTAGATCGGGTACTGTATTCTTCAGTAAAATATCCCTACGACTATGGTTTCATACCCAACACCTTGGCGGATGATGGCGATCCCTTGGATGGTATGGTAATTATGGATGAGCCAACTTTTCCAGGTTGTATCATTCCTGCCAGACCGATTGGCTTTTTGCAAATGATTGACGGTGGCGATCGCGATGAGAAAATTCTGTGTGTACCAGACAAAGATCCACGTTACACACACGTAAAATCTTTGAGAGATATAGCTCCACATCGCTTAGAAGAAATTGCTGAATTTTTCCGCAGTTACAAAAATTTAGAAAAGAAAGTGACTGAAATTCTCGGTTGGCAAGATGTTGACAAGGTAGCACCCCTGGTAGAAGAGTCTATAAAAGCTTACAAGGGATAG
- the panD gene encoding aspartate 1-decarboxylase, with amino-acid sequence MQRTLLLAKIHNCTLTGANINYVGSISIDKILLEKSGILPYEQVQVVNNANGERFITYAIPALAHSGIIELNGAAARLGMIGDRVIIMAYGQFTPEELKSYTPTVVIVDEQNRILEVRYYDDLLTKV; translated from the coding sequence ATGCAGCGTACCCTACTTTTAGCAAAAATTCACAATTGCACCCTCACGGGAGCAAACATCAATTATGTGGGTAGTATTAGCATCGATAAAATCTTGTTAGAAAAATCTGGCATTTTACCATACGAGCAAGTGCAAGTAGTGAATAATGCTAATGGCGAGCGGTTCATTACTTATGCAATACCAGCTCTAGCCCATTCGGGAATTATTGAACTAAATGGGGCTGCCGCCCGTCTAGGCATGATCGGCGATCGCGTGATTATAATGGCTTACGGGCAGTTTACTCCAGAGGAGTTAAAAAGTTACACTCCTACGGTAGTCATTGTGGACGAACAAAACCGAATTTTGGAAGTGCGGTACTACGATGACCTGCTCACTAAGGTCTAA
- a CDS encoding MBL fold metallo-hydrolase, which translates to MSNIELSGSQVYLTEKSANSPSSLVGDFALKFWGVRGLIPTPDVNTSRYGGNTTCVEMRVGGKNLIFDGGTGLRVLGKTWQHLEQPLEAHLFFTNSQSNRIQGFPFFAPAFIPHNCFHIYGAAASNGASIKQCLCDQMLQPHFPYPLQVMQSELQFKNITSNSEVKIDDIVIKTALINQTQRSIGYRVSWQDYSVAYITDLSYRAEQVERDDIIEIIQGVDLLIANATYSPPTSHDHDCADSLWQASVEIAQTANVRQLVISHHHPDDHDDFLDKVQREITSAFPQALLACEGLVLFVA; encoded by the coding sequence ATGTCAAATATTGAGCTGTCAGGTTCTCAGGTCTACCTAACTGAAAAGTCAGCCAACTCACCAAGTAGCCTTGTGGGTGATTTTGCTTTGAAATTTTGGGGTGTCAGGGGTTTGATTCCCACGCCAGACGTTAATACCAGCCGCTATGGTGGTAATACTACTTGTGTAGAAATGCGCGTAGGCGGTAAAAACTTAATTTTTGATGGTGGTACGGGTTTACGTGTACTAGGCAAAACTTGGCAACATTTAGAACAGCCATTAGAAGCCCATTTATTTTTTACTAATTCCCAATCAAATCGGATTCAGGGGTTTCCCTTTTTTGCACCCGCATTTATTCCGCACAATTGCTTCCATATTTATGGTGCAGCTGCTTCCAATGGGGCTTCTATCAAACAATGTCTGTGTGACCAAATGCTCCAACCGCACTTTCCCTACCCTCTACAGGTCATGCAGTCTGAGTTGCAGTTTAAAAATATCACCTCCAACAGTGAAGTCAAAATAGACGATATTGTTATTAAAACTGCACTGATCAACCAAACTCAGCGATCAATTGGTTATCGGGTGAGCTGGCAAGACTATAGTGTTGCTTATATTACAGATTTAAGTTACCGTGCAGAACAAGTAGAACGAGACGACATCATCGAAATTATTCAAGGTGTCGATTTATTAATTGCTAATGCTACTTATAGTCCGCCAACATCCCATGACCATGACTGTGCCGATTCCCTTTGGCAAGCATCTGTGGAAATAGCTCAAACCGCTAATGTGCGACAGTTAGTGATTTCTCATCACCACCCAGATGACCATGATGATTTTCTCGACAAAGTTCAACGTGAAATCACGTCTGCTTTTCCTCAAGCACTGCTAGCTTGTGAAGGCTTGGTATTATTTGTTGCATAA
- a CDS encoding sensor histidine kinase has translation MYEWILPSLSEVLAESESIVTEGSPTKAERQWRMSLAAIEHLLINTLAKTAPDKTLGLVLAAPAPLFSQPILTKRLQTVTFTAKLFNPLALMPFHMPDGMVEDLPTAVISPEETTPDESVLPLLPADPLAAEQFCLVFTDKFRLVLVLATGKDGTKSFSFSFEPEVVQQAWRSLGARVMLSNPDFFRELDSLVESYPLVPPDYRTAFQFSQFLLQELPEEGTREEFPQCSRPNTPSRSADAHGGSPMPNPPAPKADVELLQAFAHEVRTPLTTIRTMTRLLLKRRDLPTTVINRLEKIDHECTEQIDRMELLFKAAELETCAAAKFAITHLTPMSLDQVLHQSIPRWEQAAQRRNLTLDVVLPQQLPSVVSNPAMLDRVLTGLIENFTRSLPPGSHIQVQVIPAGDQLKLQLSPQTLCQDTNKVNIPPTPPIRKALGQLLMFQPETGTISLNIAATKHLFQAIGGKLIVRQRPQYGEILTIFLPLEVSHQKNV, from the coding sequence GTGTACGAATGGATCTTGCCAAGTCTGAGTGAAGTGTTAGCCGAAAGTGAATCTATTGTGACTGAAGGCTCACCAACCAAAGCAGAGAGGCAATGGCGGATGAGTCTAGCAGCGATAGAACATTTGTTAATTAACACTTTAGCTAAAACTGCACCTGATAAAACCCTGGGACTAGTATTGGCTGCACCTGCACCTTTATTTAGTCAGCCAATACTTACTAAAAGGTTGCAGACAGTAACTTTTACAGCTAAGTTGTTTAACCCTTTGGCATTGATGCCATTTCATATGCCAGATGGGATGGTTGAAGACCTACCTACGGCCGTTATCTCTCCAGAAGAAACTACTCCCGATGAGTCAGTTTTACCTTTATTACCAGCCGATCCCCTCGCAGCAGAACAGTTTTGTCTGGTATTTACAGATAAATTTAGATTAGTGCTGGTTTTAGCAACAGGCAAAGATGGTACAAAATCATTTTCATTTTCTTTTGAGCCAGAAGTAGTACAACAAGCATGGCGATCGCTTGGTGCGCGAGTCATGCTCAGTAATCCCGATTTCTTTCGTGAGTTGGATTCATTAGTTGAAAGCTATCCCTTAGTACCACCCGATTACCGCACCGCCTTTCAATTTAGCCAATTTTTGCTCCAAGAATTACCAGAAGAAGGGACTAGGGAAGAGTTCCCCCAATGCTCAAGGCCTAATACCCCATCCCGTTCGGCTGACGCTCACGGCGGAAGCCCAATGCCTAATCCCCCAGCACCCAAAGCTGATGTAGAATTACTCCAAGCTTTCGCCCATGAAGTCCGTACCCCACTGACTACTATTCGGACTATGACTCGCCTGCTGTTAAAGCGGCGGGATTTGCCTACGACCGTGATTAATCGCTTGGAAAAAATCGATCACGAGTGTACTGAGCAAATTGATCGTATGGAGTTGTTATTTAAAGCAGCAGAACTAGAAACCTGTGCGGCGGCGAAGTTTGCTATAACTCACCTAACTCCCATGTCTCTCGATCAAGTATTGCATCAAAGCATTCCCCGTTGGGAGCAAGCAGCACAGCGTCGTAATTTAACTTTGGATGTAGTTTTACCGCAGCAATTACCCTCAGTGGTAAGTAATCCGGCTATGTTAGACCGCGTACTAACCGGGTTAATAGAAAATTTCACCCGCAGTTTACCGCCTGGTAGTCATATCCAAGTTCAGGTGATTCCCGCCGGAGATCAACTAAAGTTGCAATTATCGCCTCAAACTCTCTGCCAAGATACAAATAAAGTCAATATCCCTCCCACACCACCAATCCGTAAAGCTCTGGGTCAGTTGCTCATGTTTCAACCAGAGACAGGTACTATTAGTTTAAATATTGCTGCTACTAAACACCTGTTTCAAGCGATCGGTGGTAAGTTAATTGTCCGTCAGCGTCCACAATACGGCGAAATTTTGACTATTTTCTTACCTTTAGAAGTGAGTCATCAAAAAAACGTCTAG
- a CDS encoding ABC transporter substrate-binding protein, translating into MRKNLWRFLGLAIAIAITIISCHSLPKPNYVTVKLSGWGGSPVEQKLLTQVLQGFAAEHPKIKVKYEVISDQYMDVMKTRLVGEAAPDVFYLDALEAPFLMSQNVLEPLNNYITPKFDLADFEPTLLNSFKYQNSIYGLPKDYSTLALFYNKKAFAAAGLNTPPTTWEELRTYSKQLTGKLNRYGFGEMPELARQIYKIKAFGGQVIDANGYAAFASQQALQGLQLVIDQYRQDRSSAQKSDVGTNSGSEMFGQGKVAMVIEGNWSIPYLQETFPKLEFATAEVPTINNKKGTMVYTVAYVMNRQSKHKAEAWELISYLTGKAGMQKWTGTGFALPTRQSVAEKLGYEQDVLRSPLVAGVNYATPLQVGKHPAAIVNNFDNQFISALLGQQPLKQAMLQAQNEVNQQIRAME; encoded by the coding sequence ATGAGAAAAAACTTGTGGCGATTTTTGGGACTAGCGATCGCGATCGCCATTACTATTATTAGTTGTCATAGTCTACCAAAACCCAACTATGTCACAGTGAAACTTAGTGGCTGGGGAGGTTCGCCTGTAGAGCAAAAATTATTAACACAAGTTCTGCAAGGCTTTGCAGCCGAACATCCCAAAATTAAGGTCAAATATGAGGTAATTTCTGATCAATACATGGATGTGATGAAAACTCGCTTAGTTGGGGAAGCCGCGCCTGATGTTTTTTATCTAGATGCGCTGGAAGCTCCTTTTTTGATGAGTCAGAATGTCTTAGAACCTTTAAATAATTACATCACACCCAAATTTGACCTCGCAGACTTTGAACCAACTTTATTAAACAGCTTTAAATATCAAAACTCTATTTACGGTCTTCCCAAAGACTATTCCACCTTGGCACTGTTTTATAACAAAAAAGCATTCGCGGCGGCTGGGTTGAACACTCCGCCAACTACTTGGGAAGAACTCCGTACCTACTCTAAGCAATTAACAGGTAAACTCAACAGATACGGCTTCGGGGAAATGCCAGAATTAGCACGTCAGATTTATAAAATTAAAGCCTTTGGTGGACAAGTCATTGACGCAAACGGTTACGCTGCATTTGCTAGTCAGCAAGCTTTGCAGGGATTACAGCTAGTTATAGACCAGTATCGTCAAGACCGTTCCTCAGCCCAAAAATCTGACGTAGGGACAAACTCAGGTAGTGAAATGTTTGGTCAGGGTAAGGTAGCAATGGTGATTGAAGGTAACTGGTCAATTCCTTACCTACAAGAAACTTTTCCCAAATTAGAATTTGCTACCGCAGAAGTACCAACTATTAATAATAAAAAAGGCACAATGGTTTATACCGTTGCCTATGTGATGAACAGGCAATCAAAACATAAAGCTGAAGCTTGGGAATTAATTTCTTATCTCACAGGGAAAGCGGGAATGCAGAAATGGACAGGAACAGGGTTTGCTTTACCCACACGCCAATCAGTCGCCGAGAAGTTAGGATATGAGCAAGATGTGTTGCGATCGCCTTTAGTTGCTGGTGTTAATTACGCTACACCATTACAAGTGGGTAAACATCCAGCCGCCATTGTCAACAATTTTGATAACCAGTTTATCAGTGCTTTATTAGGGCAGCAACCATTAAAGCAGGCAATGTTACAGGCGCAAAATGAAGTAAATCAGCAAATTCGAGCGATGGAGTGA